The Salvelinus fontinalis isolate EN_2023a chromosome 31, ASM2944872v1, whole genome shotgun sequence genome has a window encoding:
- the LOC129829434 gene encoding 60S acidic ribosomal protein P2-like: MRYVAAYLLATLGGNTNPSSQNIKEILGSVGIEADDQRLAKVISGLMGKDINEVLNAGMSKLASVPVGGAVAVSAAGGSAAVAPGAAPASEEKKKEEKEESEESDEDMGFGLFD; the protein is encoded by the exons ATGCGTTACGTGGCCGCTTACCTGTTGGCAACGCTGGGTGGCAACACCAACCCCAGCAGTCAGAACATCAAGGAGATCCTGGGCAGCGTGGGCATCGAGGCTGACGACCAGCGCCTGGCTAAG GTCATCAGTGGGCTGATGGGAAAAGACATCAATGAAGTTCTGAACGCAG gaatGTCCAAGTTGGCCTCCGTGCCAGTAGGGGGGGCTGTGGCGGTGTCAGCGGCTGGTGGATCTGCTGCTGTTGCTCCTGGGGCCGCTCCTGCCT cggaagagaagaagaaggaggagaaggaggagtctGAGGAGTCAGATGAAGACATGGGTTTCGGTCTCTTTGATTAG